Below is a genomic region from Pseudomonas extremaustralis.
AGGGGCGACCACGCACCCACTCGACCAGATAAAACAACAGATGCCCCCCATCCAATACAGGAATGGGCAACAAATTCAGAACACCCAGGCTGATACTCAGATAAGCCAGGAAATTCAGGAAATCCGCGACCCCCGACTGGGCAGAAGCGCCCGCCACTTTAGCAATGGTTATCGGCCCACTCAAGTTTTTTACCGAGAGCTCGCCGAACAACATTTTCTTGAGCGATTCTAGAGTCAGCACACTCATGGTCCAGGTGCGTCGCGCGCCCTCGCCAATCGCGGCCAACGGCCCGAAGCTGACCTCGCGCACCATGGAAGGCGGCCACTCCGGACTCTTGACCCCGGCACCGAGGTAACCCCCGGCGGCCTTGGCTTCCCCGCGTACCGACAGAGTCACGGGAACGTCGATTTGAGCACCGTCACGTTCGATTTTCAGCAAAACTTTGGTATCAGGACGTACACGTACCAGGTCGACCACTTGCTGCCAGTCCCCCAGTGCCTGCCCATCAAGGGCCAACAGGCGGTCGCCGGTTTTCAGACCTGCGGCCTGGGCCGGCCCTTTCGGATCCAGTTCGGCGAGCACCGGTGGCAGCGCCGGACGCCACGGGCGGATGCCCAGGGATTTGATCGGATCAGGCTCATCAGCCCCTTTGAGCCAGTGGTCCAGGGCCAATTCACGCGGGCTTTCGGCGGTAGAGTCCTGCTCGCGCACCACAACGTTGACGCTGCCGCTCTCGCCCAGGCGACGGACCAGCTGCAAATTGACCGCCCCCCAACCAGTGGTGGGTTCGCCATCAATAGAAACAATTTCCTGCCCGGCGACCAATCCAGCCTTCGCCGCCATGCTGCCCGCCTCAACCACACCGATAACCGGACGTATCTGTTCGCTGCCGAGCATGGCCAGGACCCAGAAAAACACCATCGCCAACAAGAAATTGGCGATCGGACCGGCGGCGACAATAGCGATACGCTGACGAACGGTCTTGCGATTGAAGGATTGGTCCAACTGGTCCGCCGGCACTTCGCCTTCGCGCTCGTCGAGCATCTTGACGTAGCCGCCCAATGGGATGGCCGCAATCACGAATTCGGTGCCGCGACGGTCGTGCCAGCGCAATAGCGGCATGCCGAAACCAACGGAAAAGCGCAGTACCTTGACGCCGCAACGACGCGCCACCCAGAAGTGGCCGAACTCGTGGAAGGTAACCAGCACACCCAGAGCAACCAGGGTGCCGACAATCATGTAAAGCGCACTCATCTAATTTCTCCGCATTCCAATCCAGTGCCTGAAGGCTCAAGCGCGCCGACAGGCTAACGCGCGTTGCGGCTCAACCATTGTTCGGCCAGGGCCCGGGCCTTGGTATCCGCCTCGAACACGGCGCCCAGCTCATTCACAGCCACTATGGGCTCCAGGCCCAGAACGTCTTCGATGATACGCGCGATCTGCGGAAAGCGGATGCGCCGTTCGAGAAACGCCGCCACAGCCACTTCATTGGCCGCATTAAGCATCGCCGGGGCGCTGTTTCCGGCCTCCGCCGCTTGCCGCGCCAGACGCAGACAGGGAAAGCGTTGCTCATC
It encodes:
- the rseP gene encoding RIP metalloprotease RseP, whose translation is MSALYMIVGTLVALGVLVTFHEFGHFWVARRCGVKVLRFSVGFGMPLLRWHDRRGTEFVIAAIPLGGYVKMLDEREGEVPADQLDQSFNRKTVRQRIAIVAAGPIANFLLAMVFFWVLAMLGSEQIRPVIGVVEAGSMAAKAGLVAGQEIVSIDGEPTTGWGAVNLQLVRRLGESGSVNVVVREQDSTAESPRELALDHWLKGADEPDPIKSLGIRPWRPALPPVLAELDPKGPAQAAGLKTGDRLLALDGQALGDWQQVVDLVRVRPDTKVLLKIERDGAQIDVPVTLSVRGEAKAAGGYLGAGVKSPEWPPSMVREVSFGPLAAIGEGARRTWTMSVLTLESLKKMLFGELSVKNLSGPITIAKVAGASAQSGVADFLNFLAYLSISLGVLNLLPIPVLDGGHLLFYLVEWVRGRPLSDRVQGWGIQIGISLVVGVMLLALVNDLGRL